The following proteins are co-located in the Colius striatus isolate bColStr4 chromosome 6, bColStr4.1.hap1, whole genome shotgun sequence genome:
- the LOC104561324 gene encoding cytosolic phospholipase A2 epsilon-like has translation MGSSAYSPLDQLMQVNPHRKTGIRRRNHGRPHSVEDEPEVPQLCWLTVKIVSMRNLCKADLLSQTDCYVKLWLPTASCQGGRTRTVPNCRNPVWNETFHFIIQREVKNVLELTVCDEDTLTADDQLFTVRFDVAKLQPGAKVHLSFELNPETQEELEVELLLENIPGASENITTNGVLVSREVCCLEVHVDERKTKSPYTRRHFTFTMKGSYEGTQDVSPSPLCSQGSSGTTTFHYIKHSQPRLHMTLPEESCFCDHGSARREMDVSVPLPSLALGKTVTVMRCGSYEVSVKEEDGGKNSDVRLGFDLCPEEQDFICKRKKVVAAALKNILHLDEDLQEDEVPVVAVVTTAGGVRSMTAMFGSLLALQDLGVLDCVSYISGLSATTWTMAKVYEDANWSQRDLRGPIDDIRKCVVKSKLHCFSLDHMKYYEKELCERKQEGHKLSFTDLWGLFIDCMLHHQESTQKLSDQQVALKQGQNPLPIYLSLNVKDDFSTLDFKEWVEFTPYEVGFLKYGAFVPSEAFGSEFFMGHLMKKLPESRICFLEGAWSNIFSHSFMDAVHLLGHSEDFWHRWTRGTERDVEEHPTLPKRPYEQPTCLSIPKGCLSNTLREMLTARPVVSTYHNFLKGLQLHNKYLENERFCMWKDTVLDSSPNQLGEMGDYLKLVDTAFFINTSCPPILRPERKVDVILHLSYNGGSQTLPLDLLSEYCSERGIPFPDVQLSQEERDHLKECYMFDHSSEAPILVYFPLVCDTFQKYKAPNVERDPTEMEQGRVDVSNCTAPYGTGLLTYTEENFNKLLNLCSYNILNNNHVILQALRAAVERKKRLKSSSSPHSSKLPSSVF, from the exons ATGGGATCATCAGCCTATTCACCTTTG gaTCAGCTCATGCAAGTGAATCCACACAGGAAGACTGGAATCAGGAGGAGGAATCATGGAAGACCTCACAGCGTTGAAGATGAG CCAGAAGTgcctcagctgtgctggcttACTGTAAAGATTGTAAGCATGAGAAATCTCTGCAAAGCAGATCTCT TGAGCCAAACTGACTGTTATGTCAAGCTATGGCTGCCAACAGCTTCGTGTCAGGGAGGCCGGACAAGAACTGTGCCCAACTGCAGAAACCCTGTCTGGAATGAAACTTTCCACTTCATCATCCAAAGGGAAGTAAAG AATGTCCTGGAGCTGACAGTCTGTGATGAGGATACTCTGACAGCTGATGATCAGCTTTTCACTGTTCGCTTTGACGTCGCCAAACTCCAACCTGGAGCAAAAGTTCACCTGAGTTTTGAGTTGAATCCAGAG ACTCAGGAAGAACTAGAAGTAGAATTGCTACTGGAAAACAT tcCAGGTGCATCTGAGAACATCACTACTAACGGCGTACTGGTG TCTCGTGAAGTTTGCTGTTTGGAAGTACATGTAGATGAGAGAAAAACGAAGAGCCCTTACACAA GGAGACATTTCACATTCACAATGAAAGGATCCTATGAAGGAACCCAGGATGTTTCCCCAagtcctctctgcagccagGGAAGCAGTGGAACCACCACATTCCACTACATCAagcacagccagcccaggctgcacatgacGTTGCCAGAAGAGTCTTGTTTCTGTGAT CATGGCTCAGCCAGGAGGGAAATGGATGTGTCTGtgcctcttccttctctggcCTTGGGAAAGACAGTGACAGTGATGAGA TGTGGCTCTTACGAGGTGTCtgtgaaggaagaagatgg TGGTAAGAATTCAGATGTGAGGTTGGGGTTTGATctatgcccagaggagcagGATTTCATctgtaaaaggaagaaagttgttgctgctgccctgAAGAATATTCTTCATCTAGATGAAGACCTGCAGGAGGATGAG GTGCCAGTGGTAGCAGTTGTGACCACAGCAGGGGGAGTGAGGTCCATGACAGCTATGTTTGGCAGCCTTCTGGCTCTCCAGGACTTAGGAGTTTTGGATTGTGTCTCATACATCAGTGGTTTATCTGCCACAACATG GACCATGGCAAAGGTCTATGAAGATGCAAACTGGTCACAGAGGGATCTCAGAGGGCCAATTGATGACATCAGGAAATGTGTGGTCAAGAGCAAGCTGCACTGTTTCTCTTTGGATCACATGAAATACTATGAGAAGGAGCTTTGTGAAAGAAAGCAAGAGGGGCACAAGCTGTCTTTTACAGATTTATGGGGACTGTTCATTGATTGTATGCTGCATCATCAG GAAAGCACTCAGAAACTCTCTGATCAGCAAGTGGCTTTAAAGCAGGGGCAGAACCCATTGCCCATATACCTGTCCCTCAATGTCAAGGATGACTTCAGCACTCTAGATTTCAAAG AGTGGGTGGAGTTCACACCGTATGAGGTGGGCTTCCTGAAATATGGGGCCTTTGTTCCTTCAGAGGCTTTTGGCAGCGAGTTCTTCATGGGTCACCTGATGAAGAAGCTCCCAGAGTCCCGCATCTGCTTCTTGGAAG GCGCGTGGAGCAATATATTTTCCCACAGTTTTATGGATGCTGTCCACCTCCTGGGTCATTCTGAGGACTTCTGGCACAGATGGACCCGAGGCACTGAGCGTGACGTTG AGGAACATCCCACTCTGCCCAAGAGGCCTTATGAGCAGCCAACTTGCTTATCCATTCCCAAAGGCTGCCTCTCTAACACCCTTCGAGAAATGTTGACTGCACGGCCGGTGGTTTCAACTTACCATAATTTCCTCAAGGGCTTGCAGCTGCACAACAAGTACTTAGAGAATGAGAGATTTTGCATGTGGAAAG ACACAGTGCTGGATTCTTCCCCCAACCAACTGGGTGAAATGGGTGACTACCTCAAGCTGGTAGATACAGCTTTCTTCATCAACACCAGCTGCCCACCCATTCTGAGGCCAGAGAGGAAAGTGGATGTCATTTTGCATCTGAGTTACAACGGAGGATCCCAGACTCTG CCACTGGACCTGTTGTCAGAGTACTGCTCGGAGCGTGGGATCCCATTCCCTGACGTGCAGCTGAGCCAGGAAGAGCGGGATCACCTGAAGGAGTGCTACATGTTTGACCACAGCTCAGAGGCACCAATCTTGGTCTATTTCCCTCTGGTGTGTGACACTTTCCAAAAATACAAAGCCCCCA ATGTGGAACGTGACCCCACAGAGATGGAGCAGGGAAGGGTAGATGTATCCAACTGCACTGCTCCCTATGGCACTGGTCTGCTTACATACACTGAAGAGAATTTCAACAAGTTGCTGAACCTTTGCAGCTACAACATCCTGAATAATAACCATGTGATTCTTCAAGCTCTGCGTGCTGCGGTGGAACGAAAGAAGCGACTCAAGAGCTCTTCATCACCTCACTCCTCTAAACTCCCTTCAAGTGTGTTTTGA